A stretch of Fibrobacter sp. DNA encodes these proteins:
- a CDS encoding acyl-CoA thioesterase, protein MIKECVEFQVEFYDVDSMQVAWHGNYVKYMEVARCALLRKIGYDYNEMTKSGYVWPVVDMHVKYLRPMFFMQKVRCEVTLQEYEICLKLSYKFTDAATGQLLTKAESTQMAVDLKTKESQVGSPMCFVEKVRECEAREKETSESNGRENA, encoded by the coding sequence TTTCAGGTCGAGTTTTATGATGTAGATTCCATGCAGGTTGCCTGGCACGGAAATTACGTAAAGTACATGGAGGTGGCTCGCTGTGCTTTGCTCCGAAAGATTGGCTACGACTATAACGAAATGACCAAGAGCGGTTACGTGTGGCCTGTGGTGGACATGCACGTCAAGTATTTGCGTCCCATGTTCTTTATGCAGAAGGTCCGCTGTGAAGTGACTTTGCAGGAATACGAAATTTGCTTGAAACTTTCCTACAAGTTTACCGATGCCGCCACAGGTCAGTTGCTGACCAAGGCCGAAAGCACCCAGATGGCTGTGGACTTGAAGACCAAGGAATCCCAGGTGGGAAGCCCCATGTGTTTTGTGGAAAAGGTCCGTGAATGCGAGGCCCGTGAAAAAGAAACCTCCGAAAGCAACGGCCGCGAAAATGCTTAA
- a CDS encoding beta-ketoacyl synthase, translating to MKRPLYINDFGFHCILGGDKNTVLEKLAHGERGEFSLLDVDGVMRPAAIIDMNTLPKVENPKFDYRINRLSNAALNQIDDSVRKMVDKFGADRVGIFLGSCDNGSEASLQALRCLKETGSYPEGYSLEFQSVEFPAQYVAERYGIKGMMEVHSTACASSVSAFVSARNNLYAGNCDAAIVGGVDIAALPVILGFASLEAMSDKPTNPFSANRSGLTLGDAAAYFVITRESCEALCKEECRGLVVEGFGESADADHITAPRADGEGAYQAMKAALEDAELEPSQIDYVNLHGTGTKLNDAMEGLAVNRLLGENVPISSTKALTGHTLGASGALETAFCCLALKNQVLPAHLNDGVVDPEIPKVHLVTPGEKPARLKRCLSNSFAFGGCNASLVITDSLEK from the coding sequence ATGAAACGACCTTTGTACATAAACGACTTTGGCTTCCATTGCATTTTAGGTGGCGACAAGAATACTGTTCTTGAAAAGCTAGCCCACGGAGAACGTGGGGAGTTTAGCCTGCTGGATGTGGATGGCGTGATGCGCCCTGCGGCAATCATTGATATGAACACTTTGCCCAAGGTGGAAAATCCCAAGTTTGACTATCGCATTAATCGCTTGAGCAATGCTGCCCTTAATCAGATCGATGATTCTGTCCGCAAGATGGTGGATAAGTTCGGTGCAGACCGCGTTGGCATTTTCCTGGGTTCTTGCGACAATGGCTCCGAAGCTTCCCTGCAGGCCTTAAGATGTCTCAAGGAAACTGGCTCCTATCCGGAAGGTTATTCCCTTGAATTCCAGAGCGTAGAGTTTCCTGCCCAGTACGTGGCGGAACGTTATGGCATCAAGGGCATGATGGAAGTGCATTCAACGGCCTGCGCCTCCAGCGTCAGCGCCTTTGTCTCTGCCCGCAACAACCTTTATGCTGGTAACTGCGACGCTGCCATCGTAGGTGGCGTTGACATTGCCGCTCTGCCTGTGATTTTAGGCTTTGCTTCTCTGGAAGCCATGAGCGACAAACCCACCAATCCGTTTAGCGCCAACCGCTCTGGCCTTACCTTGGGTGACGCTGCAGCCTATTTCGTGATCACCCGAGAATCATGCGAAGCCCTTTGTAAGGAAGAATGCCGGGGCTTGGTGGTGGAAGGCTTTGGTGAAAGCGCCGATGCCGACCATATTACTGCGCCCCGTGCCGATGGGGAAGGTGCCTACCAGGCCATGAAGGCCGCCCTAGAAGATGCGGAACTGGAACCGTCCCAGATTGACTATGTGAACCTCCACGGAACAGGTACAAAGTTGAACGACGCCATGGAAGGCCTTGCAGTCAATCGCCTCCTAGGGGAGAACGTTCCCATCAGTTCCACCAAGGCTTTGACCGGCCACACCCTGGGCGCATCTGGCGCCCTGGAAACGGCTTTCTGCTGCCTGGCTCTCAAGAACCAGGTTTTGCCGGCCCACCTCAACGATGGCGTTGTCGATCCTGAAATACCCAAGGTTCACTTGGTTACACCTGGTGAAAAACCTGCCCGCCTCAAGCGCTGCCTCAGCAATTCCTTTGCCTTTGGCGGCTGCAATGCAAGTTTGGTGATTACCGATAGTTTGGAAAAGTAA
- a CDS encoding MMPL family transporter → MNSVITAIKRKPICIGIWVALHAILLVLGLLCPWNVETDLYSVLPDSSEFKNVSEAEKALSARSMRNISVLFGHENFEVAKNAAIVLDGAFVNDAGFEETRLHVDANAMKEMKNFLFEHRYVLQSPFVREALKKGDLQSLQNAADQKIYGVFSMADLSKLDEDPLLLGEQSFDYFTLESPLMSGKFSLRDGVLAATDSNVTYVMWSAVISNSTSAMANDEHVLGRLYKTLDSLSSAVPGLKIAKSGVPFHSYESSKNAQSEIAWISGISMVLILILLLSVYRSPLPILCTIGSIGVAAAAALATTWLLFGSIHIFTFVFGTSVIGVSIDYAIHFFTDWKKGGSGFDVRSHILKGLILGFMTTELSYIALTFADFPLLKQMAVFSLAGLASSFTTILLLFPCLPVNKGGVKLPTIVPEKFISLYNVFAKGTGAKLQNIVIVFFVVALLPGLYLLNVQTDMRTMYTMSDELKASEMLSARLNNLGISANYFIVEGESAEDVLQREESLCERLDASKNDSLIKNYLAASSFLPSIKTQRETFEGIAAVTKDSTLFAKDSSLKTPEFLTVENEYPQSFKSLLNMLWIGEVNGKFYSAVLPLHASKNFDIANVAGGMDQVYAVNKMGNINDTLTNLSRVALFLVAVAYAIVFVILVCVYRFREAVRVIRAPVIACLFLASVFGYAGIPFNFFAIVGIILTLGIGIDYALFFKEGGRNNLTTALAVMLSAATTVISFGSLSFSSFTPVATFGLATLLGILCCFALSPLSALPSKKGSP, encoded by the coding sequence ATGAATTCAGTAATCACAGCCATTAAGCGCAAGCCCATCTGCATCGGGATTTGGGTGGCTCTCCATGCCATCCTTTTGGTGCTTGGTTTGTTGTGCCCTTGGAATGTGGAAACGGACCTTTATTCAGTCTTGCCGGATTCCAGCGAATTCAAAAATGTGAGTGAAGCGGAAAAGGCCCTGAGCGCCCGCTCCATGCGAAACATTTCTGTGCTGTTTGGTCACGAAAATTTTGAAGTGGCAAAGAATGCCGCGATTGTTCTCGATGGCGCATTTGTCAATGACGCTGGCTTTGAAGAAACCCGCCTTCATGTAGATGCAAACGCCATGAAGGAAATGAAAAATTTCCTTTTTGAACATCGTTATGTGTTGCAGAGCCCCTTTGTTCGGGAGGCCTTGAAGAAAGGCGATCTCCAAAGTTTGCAAAACGCCGCAGACCAGAAAATTTACGGTGTTTTCAGCATGGCCGACTTAAGCAAACTGGATGAAGATCCCCTTTTGCTGGGCGAGCAGAGCTTTGACTACTTCACATTGGAATCGCCCTTGATGAGCGGCAAGTTTTCTCTCCGTGATGGAGTTCTTGCGGCTACAGATTCCAATGTAACGTATGTGATGTGGAGTGCCGTGATTTCCAATAGCACTTCCGCCATGGCAAACGATGAACATGTGCTGGGCCGCCTGTATAAAACTTTGGATTCCCTCAGCTCGGCTGTACCCGGGCTGAAAATTGCAAAGTCCGGAGTCCCCTTCCATAGCTACGAAAGTTCCAAAAATGCACAAAGCGAAATTGCTTGGATTTCCGGGATTTCCATGGTGTTGATTTTGATCTTGCTGCTGTCGGTATATCGCTCTCCTTTGCCCATCCTTTGTACTATCGGATCTATTGGTGTTGCTGCCGCTGCTGCCTTGGCTACGACTTGGCTTCTTTTTGGAAGCATCCATATCTTCACCTTCGTCTTTGGAACCAGTGTCATTGGCGTAAGCATTGACTATGCCATCCATTTCTTTACGGATTGGAAAAAGGGCGGTTCCGGCTTTGATGTTCGAAGCCATATATTGAAGGGGCTTATTCTTGGTTTCATGACGACGGAGCTGAGCTATATAGCCTTGACTTTTGCGGACTTCCCGTTGCTCAAACAAATGGCTGTGTTCTCCTTGGCGGGCCTCGCCAGCTCCTTTACCACCATCCTTCTTTTGTTCCCCTGTCTGCCAGTAAATAAGGGTGGGGTGAAGCTCCCCACAATTGTTCCGGAGAAATTCATTTCATTGTACAATGTATTTGCGAAGGGGACTGGAGCCAAGTTGCAAAACATTGTCATCGTGTTTTTCGTTGTTGCCCTCCTGCCTGGCCTTTACTTGTTGAATGTGCAAACTGATATGCGCACCATGTATACCATGAGTGACGAATTGAAGGCTTCTGAAATGCTTAGCGCAAGGCTGAACAACCTGGGCATTTCTGCAAACTACTTTATTGTGGAAGGAGAATCTGCCGAGGATGTCTTGCAACGGGAAGAATCCCTTTGTGAACGTCTGGACGCTTCAAAGAATGATTCCCTGATCAAGAATTATCTTGCCGCAAGTTCTTTCCTGCCTTCCATCAAAACTCAAAGGGAAACATTCGAAGGCATCGCTGCGGTAACGAAGGACAGTACGTTGTTTGCGAAGGATAGCTCCTTAAAAACGCCGGAATTTCTGACTGTCGAAAATGAATATCCCCAGTCCTTCAAGTCGCTATTGAACATGCTTTGGATTGGTGAAGTGAACGGCAAGTTCTACAGCGCCGTTCTGCCCTTACACGCTTCCAAGAATTTTGACATTGCGAATGTAGCCGGCGGTATGGATCAGGTGTACGCCGTCAATAAGATGGGAAACATCAACGACACGCTGACTAATCTTTCCCGAGTTGCGTTGTTTCTGGTGGCCGTCGCCTATGCAATTGTCTTTGTGATTCTTGTTTGCGTGTATCGGTTCCGCGAGGCAGTCCGTGTGATTCGCGCTCCGGTCATTGCATGCCTATTCCTGGCTTCTGTCTTTGGCTATGCAGGAATTCCATTTAACTTTTTTGCCATCGTGGGCATTATCCTTACTCTTGGAATCGGCATTGACTATGCGTTATTCTTTAAGGAAGGCGGACGCAATAATTTGACCACGGCTTTGGCGGTAATGCTTTCTGCGGCAACCACGGTAATCTCCTTTGGTAGCCTTTCCTTCAGTAGTTTTACTCCTGTGGCCACTTTTGGCCTGGCAACCCTTTTGGGAATTCTTTGTTGCTTTGCTTTATCGCCCCTTTCTGCGTTGCCCTCGAAAAAAGGTAGCCCATAG
- the fabG gene encoding 3-oxoacyl-ACP reductase FabG, which yields MENQVLITGASGGIGQAIAKAVAQAGYTVVAHYNKNAAPVEALAEEIRAAGGSIRTLQFNIRDREQCREVLEKDIAENGTYYGIVTNAGVCADAAFPAMTDEYWDKVIDTNLNGFFNVVHPLVMPLCRKKRGRIITISSVSGVIGNRGQVNYSASKAGLIGATKALATELASRNITVNSIAPGVIETEMIKDAPLDMILPAIPMKRVGKPEEVAATVVFLLSEGAAYITRQVISVNGGLA from the coding sequence ATGGAAAATCAGGTTTTAATTACAGGTGCCAGTGGTGGCATTGGACAAGCTATTGCCAAGGCTGTTGCCCAGGCTGGCTATACTGTTGTTGCTCACTATAACAAGAACGCTGCTCCGGTGGAAGCCCTTGCTGAAGAAATTCGTGCAGCTGGTGGAAGCATTCGTACCCTGCAGTTCAATATTCGTGACCGCGAACAGTGCCGTGAAGTCCTTGAAAAGGATATTGCAGAAAACGGCACCTACTATGGTATTGTCACCAACGCCGGTGTCTGCGCCGATGCCGCTTTCCCGGCCATGACCGACGAATACTGGGACAAGGTTATCGATACAAACCTGAATGGATTTTTTAATGTAGTTCATCCCCTGGTAATGCCCCTTTGCCGCAAGAAGCGCGGTCGCATCATTACCATTTCATCTGTTTCTGGTGTTATCGGTAACCGTGGCCAGGTGAACTATAGTGCTTCCAAGGCAGGCCTCATTGGTGCAACCAAGGCTTTGGCTACGGAACTTGCCAGCAGAAATATTACCGTGAACAGCATTGCACCCGGTGTCATCGAGACCGAGATGATCAAGGATGCTCCCCTGGATATGATTCTGCCTGCAATTCCCATGAAGCGCGTGGGTAAGCCCGAAGAAGTTGCCGCCACAGTCGTGTTCTTGCTGTCTGAGGGCGCTGCTTATATTACTCGTCAGGTAATTTCTGTAAATGGAGGTTTGGCATGA
- a CDS encoding beta-ketoacyl-ACP synthase, with amino-acid sequence MNRRVVVTGGSCISSLGSEIDEVFESLHSLKNRIVRMSDWDKFTQMNTRLAGPILYDLPEYPRKKIRGAGRVGVLALASADKAMQVAGLTEDPALLKSGRVGVAYGSSMGSVNPLMDFFSMLNPPYDCSKITATTYIRSMPQTCAVNISVFFGMTGRLITTNTACTSGSLSIGYAYEAIKYGMQDVMVAGGADELDPTESAVFDTLFATSVKNDTPELTPAAYDKNRDGLVIGEGAGTLVLEEYEHAKARGAKIYAELVGFGHNTDGDHITQPKKETMQVALELALKDSGLSPEAIGYVNGHGTATHHGDVAESWATYNALQGRAVPLSSLKSYIGHTLGACGGIEAWLAIHMMNKGWFSPNLNLKNVDPECAPLDYITGSGREMDVEYIMSNNFAFGGINTSLIFKKV; translated from the coding sequence ATGAACCGTAGAGTCGTAGTTACAGGCGGATCCTGTATTTCCTCTCTTGGCTCAGAAATCGATGAAGTCTTTGAAAGTCTTCATTCCTTGAAGAATCGTATTGTCCGCATGAGTGACTGGGACAAGTTTACCCAGATGAACACTCGCCTTGCCGGTCCAATTCTTTACGATTTGCCTGAATATCCCCGCAAGAAAATTCGCGGTGCTGGTCGCGTAGGTGTTTTGGCCCTGGCTTCTGCCGACAAGGCAATGCAGGTTGCGGGCCTTACTGAGGATCCTGCACTTTTGAAGTCCGGTCGCGTGGGCGTGGCCTACGGCTCTTCCATGGGTAGCGTAAATCCCTTGATGGATTTCTTCTCCATGTTGAATCCGCCCTACGATTGCTCCAAGATTACCGCAACTACTTATATCCGTTCCATGCCCCAGACTTGCGCCGTGAACATCAGTGTGTTCTTTGGCATGACCGGCCGACTGATTACAACGAATACAGCCTGTACCAGCGGCAGCCTTTCCATCGGTTATGCTTATGAAGCCATTAAGTACGGCATGCAGGATGTGATGGTGGCTGGTGGTGCCGATGAACTGGATCCCACGGAATCCGCTGTGTTTGATACCTTGTTCGCAACCAGCGTCAAGAACGATACCCCGGAACTCACACCTGCCGCCTACGACAAGAACCGCGACGGCCTCGTGATTGGCGAAGGTGCCGGCACCCTGGTTCTGGAAGAATATGAACATGCCAAGGCCCGTGGCGCAAAGATTTATGCAGAACTGGTTGGCTTTGGCCACAATACCGATGGTGACCACATTACCCAGCCCAAGAAGGAAACCATGCAGGTTGCCTTGGAACTGGCCTTGAAGGATTCCGGTCTTTCTCCCGAAGCTATCGGTTACGTCAATGGTCACGGCACTGCAACCCATCATGGCGATGTTGCCGAAAGCTGGGCAACCTACAATGCCTTGCAGGGTCGCGCCGTTCCCCTGTCCAGCCTCAAGAGCTACATCGGTCATACCTTGGGCGCTTGCGGTGGCATCGAAGCATGGCTTGCCATCCACATGATGAACAAGGGCTGGTTTAGTCCGAACCTGAACTTGAAAAACGTTGATCCGGAATGTGCTCCTCTGGACTACATCACGGGCTCCGGTCGCGAAATGGATGTGGAATACATCATGTCCAACAACTTCGCCTTCGGTGGAATCAATACGTCTTTGATCTTCAAGAAAGTCTAG
- a CDS encoding DUF3261 domain-containing protein, whose product MKYRSLKSFFTLLACLGVSMFMAACHKSLVKPGSAPVFYSDTHSIALLPTSAMKTPMDMPQHLEGTFIKEDGSETSFDGDTWVRANDSILSVFLFGGFGTTLAELTYVGDSVSFESSVMDVNKMKAEYVLADFQICFYPFDALKENFERSGFEFSEELNVNGFVRTLSENGKTILKVEKKGSEINLVNELRRYKYHITLGSN is encoded by the coding sequence GTGAAGTATCGCTCCCTGAAATCATTCTTTACCTTACTTGCTTGCCTTGGGGTAAGCATGTTTATGGCAGCGTGCCATAAGTCCTTGGTAAAGCCCGGTTCAGCTCCGGTGTTCTATTCGGATACTCACTCTATTGCTCTTTTGCCTACGAGCGCCATGAAGACCCCCATGGATATGCCCCAGCATCTGGAAGGGACGTTTATTAAGGAAGATGGTTCCGAAACCAGTTTTGATGGGGATACCTGGGTACGAGCCAATGATTCCATTTTGTCGGTTTTCTTGTTTGGCGGATTTGGAACCACCCTTGCGGAACTGACCTACGTGGGGGACAGTGTGTCCTTTGAAAGTTCTGTAATGGATGTGAACAAGATGAAGGCCGAGTACGTACTGGCGGATTTTCAGATTTGCTTTTACCCCTTTGACGCCTTGAAGGAAAATTTTGAACGCTCCGGTTTTGAATTTAGCGAAGAACTGAACGTGAATGGTTTTGTCAGAACCCTTTCTGAAAATGGAAAGACCATTTTGAAGGTGGAAAAGAAAGGTTCCGAAATCAACCTGGTCAATGAACTACGACGCTACAAGTATCACATCACGTTAGGATCCAATTGA
- a CDS encoding outer membrane lipoprotein carrier protein LolA: MLKRICVILLVSLFATVGFAAPNAAPVNAGSKAELVKAMSAMTAHKVTQGNFKQIKTIKKLNREFVSTGTFKITNGEGILWNVEKPFPSKLTISGDKMIQESANGKKMEMAAKDNAVFAEFSKTIQSVFSGKVDELEMHFDVTFKKSGKSYMVNLVPKEDAVRAVIASMVLEASAELDKVTLMDGEGNSTVYEFSNHSH; encoded by the coding sequence ATGCTTAAGAGAATTTGCGTCATTCTTTTGGTGAGCTTGTTCGCCACAGTGGGCTTCGCTGCACCAAATGCGGCTCCTGTTAATGCTGGCTCCAAGGCAGAACTGGTCAAAGCCATGTCCGCCATGACCGCACATAAGGTGACCCAGGGAAATTTCAAGCAGATCAAGACCATCAAGAAACTGAACCGCGAATTTGTCTCTACAGGCACCTTCAAGATTACTAACGGCGAAGGCATCTTGTGGAACGTTGAAAAACCGTTCCCCAGCAAATTGACCATTTCCGGCGACAAGATGATCCAGGAATCCGCTAACGGAAAGAAGATGGAAATGGCAGCCAAGGACAATGCCGTTTTTGCCGAATTTTCCAAGACCATCCAGTCTGTTTTTTCGGGCAAGGTGGATGAACTTGAAATGCATTTTGACGTGACCTTCAAAAAGTCAGGCAAGTCCTATATGGTGAATCTTGTTCCTAAGGAAGATGCGGTTCGTGCTGTGATTGCTAGCATGGTGCTGGAAGCTTCCGCCGAATTGGACAAGGTTACCTTGATGGATGGGGAAGGCAATTCCACGGTTTATGAATTCAGTAATCACAGCCATTAA
- the yfcE gene encoding phosphodiesterase — MRALILSDIHGSAAAARAALAYFEKFHCDKIFLLGDTLYHGPRNPLPAGHGPMGVVEALTPYKDKIIAARGNCDADVDLMMLDFLIENEYALVEDAIVNAAGEQRIVRMFLSHGHIFMPECFPANAMSQLEPGIKEERPIDAYLYGHTHIYDLKKNFKGVLMVNPGSTSLPKGGNPPTFGLYDNGKFSIHHLDTGEELASASLI, encoded by the coding sequence ATGAGAGCTTTAATTCTTTCTGATATTCATGGTTCTGCTGCCGCAGCCCGAGCTGCCCTCGCCTACTTCGAGAAGTTCCACTGCGACAAGATTTTCCTGCTGGGAGACACCCTCTACCACGGCCCCCGTAATCCGCTTCCCGCGGGGCACGGCCCTATGGGCGTCGTAGAGGCGCTCACGCCTTACAAGGACAAGATCATCGCCGCCCGCGGCAACTGCGACGCCGATGTGGACCTGATGATGCTGGATTTCCTTATCGAGAACGAATACGCCTTGGTTGAAGACGCCATTGTGAACGCCGCGGGCGAGCAAAGAATCGTCCGCATGTTCCTGAGCCACGGGCACATCTTTATGCCGGAATGCTTCCCCGCCAATGCAATGAGCCAGCTGGAGCCCGGCATCAAGGAAGAACGCCCCATCGATGCCTACCTTTACGGCCACACCCACATTTACGACCTGAAGAAAAACTTCAAAGGCGTGCTCATGGTGAATCCCGGATCCACCAGCCTGCCCAAGGGCGGCAACCCGCCTACCTTCGGCCTCTATGACAACGGCAAGTTCAGCATCCACCATCTGGACACCGGCGAAGAACTGGCCTCTGCAAGCCTAATTTAG
- a CDS encoding TIGR01212 family radical SAM protein (This family includes YhcC from E. coli K-12, an uncharacterized radical SAM protein.): MHYTPYRDLLLKVFPNYLKVRKLPLNGGMSCPNLDGTKSYSGCSYCNNRSFSPVYDLAKVSIQEQLDEFVPKLRDKYPNAGILAYLQPYTNTHAPLEHLMGIINPIIRHKEIAGLAIGTRPDCLESDKVAYLGEVNQEKPVIVEIGLQTANDMTLAAINRRHTLAEFEDAVKRCQSVGLTVTTHVIVGLPGETMEDFKRTAQVVRDLNLAAVKIHPLHIVTGTAMAQDFIAGEFKLLEFEQYCEAVAEMIKIIGTETAIERFSGESPSDMLIAPNWCGERDKIIATVEELLSKA; the protein is encoded by the coding sequence ATGCATTATACACCTTATCGCGATTTATTGCTTAAAGTTTTCCCGAACTACCTGAAGGTTCGTAAGCTTCCGTTGAACGGAGGCATGAGCTGCCCCAACCTGGATGGAACCAAAAGCTACTCTGGCTGCAGCTACTGCAACAACCGCAGTTTCAGCCCGGTGTACGACTTGGCAAAGGTCAGCATCCAGGAACAGTTGGACGAATTCGTACCCAAGCTTCGCGACAAGTATCCTAACGCAGGCATCTTGGCCTACTTGCAGCCCTATACCAACACCCACGCACCGCTGGAACACCTGATGGGCATCATCAACCCCATCATCAGGCACAAGGAAATTGCCGGCCTTGCCATCGGCACCCGCCCGGACTGTCTTGAAAGCGACAAGGTGGCCTACCTTGGCGAAGTAAACCAGGAAAAGCCGGTGATTGTGGAAATCGGTTTGCAAACCGCCAACGACATGACCTTGGCAGCCATCAACCGCCGTCACACTCTGGCAGAATTCGAAGATGCCGTAAAGCGTTGCCAGTCCGTAGGCCTCACCGTCACCACACACGTGATCGTGGGCCTCCCCGGTGAAACCATGGAAGATTTCAAGCGCACCGCCCAGGTGGTCCGCGACCTGAATCTGGCCGCCGTCAAGATTCACCCGCTGCACATTGTGACAGGCACCGCCATGGCCCAGGACTTTATCGCAGGCGAATTCAAGCTTTTGGAATTTGAGCAATACTGCGAAGCCGTCGCCGAAATGATCAAGATTATCGGCACAGAAACCGCCATCGAACGCTTCAGTGGAGAAAGCCCCAGCGACATGCTCATCGCGCCCAACTGGTGCGGCGAACGAGACAAGATTATCGCCACCGTGGAAGAACTTCTCAGCAAAGCATAA
- a CDS encoding thioester dehydrase, with protein sequence MEIDLDLNKKSDLEQLVPHKGKMFLLDRVKNYDLETITIETQVDINESNLFYDENLGGVPVWISFEYMAQSISLMSGIFGRAHNEAPKVGFIMSVSSFNSHVPVFKKGDVVTLRVHQTIRMDMAVTFEGQAFVGTPENGVLAADGVLNTVEVPDPKQSLGL encoded by the coding sequence ATGGAAATTGATTTGGACCTGAACAAGAAAAGCGACCTGGAACAGCTTGTTCCCCATAAGGGGAAGATGTTCCTTTTGGATCGTGTCAAGAACTACGATCTGGAAACCATTACCATAGAAACCCAGGTGGATATAAACGAGTCCAACCTGTTCTATGACGAGAACCTGGGTGGCGTGCCGGTGTGGATTTCCTTCGAGTACATGGCTCAGAGCATTTCCCTGATGTCCGGTATTTTTGGCCGTGCCCACAATGAGGCTCCCAAGGTGGGCTTCATCATGAGTGTGTCCAGTTTCAATTCCCATGTGCCGGTATTCAAGAAGGGCGATGTGGTTACCCTCAGAGTGCACCAGACCATCCGTATGGACATGGCTGTGACGTTTGAAGGTCAGGCTTTTGTAGGAACCCCTGAAAATGGCGTTCTTGCTGCAGATGGTGTTCTAAATACAGTGGAAGTTCCTGACCCAAAACAATCCCTGGGTTTGTAG
- a CDS encoding sulfite exporter TauE/SafE family protein, translating to MEFTVIDILFGMSCMGSFIQRVSGFGFGIFVMTVFPHILPSYGEATALSGMLACSMSLVVAYRMRKHIVWKEVLPILAVFTVVSFFAVGAVASFDDKFLKHILGAILIAISIYFFFISEKIKLKPTLLAQVGLGTLSGIMGGLFAMQGPPSVLYFLASCETKEKYIAHSQVYFALGNLMMTFFRAGNGFVTTSVGIAYGCGIVGVIIGTAIGGKVFKKISHKVLKKIVYVYMAISGVVALCA from the coding sequence ATGGAATTTACAGTAATTGACATACTTTTTGGAATGAGCTGCATGGGCAGTTTTATCCAGCGGGTCAGCGGATTCGGGTTCGGCATCTTTGTCATGACCGTTTTCCCCCACATTTTGCCTAGCTACGGCGAAGCAACCGCCCTTTCGGGAATGCTGGCCTGTTCCATGTCCCTGGTGGTGGCCTACCGCATGCGAAAGCACATCGTCTGGAAGGAAGTTTTACCTATCCTCGCCGTCTTTACGGTGGTCAGTTTCTTTGCTGTAGGGGCCGTGGCAAGTTTCGATGACAAGTTCCTGAAGCATATCCTTGGGGCAATCCTCATTGCCATCAGCATCTACTTCTTCTTTATCAGCGAAAAGATCAAGCTGAAACCGACCCTCCTTGCGCAGGTCGGGCTGGGAACATTGTCCGGCATCATGGGAGGGCTTTTCGCCATGCAGGGGCCGCCCTCGGTGCTCTACTTCTTGGCTTCCTGCGAAACCAAGGAGAAGTACATCGCCCACAGCCAGGTGTACTTCGCCCTAGGAAACCTGATGATGACATTCTTCAGAGCCGGAAACGGATTCGTGACAACTTCTGTGGGAATCGCCTACGGCTGCGGCATCGTTGGGGTAATCATCGGGACGGCAATCGGCGGAAAGGTGTTCAAGAAGATTTCCCACAAGGTTTTGAAGAAAATCGTGTACGTGTATATGGCTATTAGCGGCGTCGTAGCACTCTGCGCATAA